From Streptomyces griseorubiginosus, one genomic window encodes:
- a CDS encoding response regulator gives MSGQQAIRVLVVEDDPVAADAHVMYVNRVPGFVAVGKAHTGAEARRLLDRTAVDLLLLDLHLPDGHGLQLARQLRAAGHQADVIAVTSARDLTVVREGVSLGVVQYVLKPFTFATLRDRLVRYAEFHAAAGEASGQDEVDRALATLRAPGPAALPKGLSAPTLERVTLALRDRAEGLTATGLAEVVGISRITARRYLEHLVDAGRAARSPQYGTVGRPELQYRWVKGQ, from the coding sequence ATGAGCGGTCAGCAGGCCATCCGTGTTCTGGTCGTCGAGGACGACCCCGTCGCCGCCGACGCGCATGTCATGTACGTCAACCGCGTCCCCGGCTTCGTGGCCGTCGGCAAGGCGCACACCGGTGCGGAGGCCCGGCGGCTCCTGGACCGTACGGCCGTGGACCTGCTGCTTCTCGATCTGCATCTGCCGGACGGGCACGGCCTCCAGCTGGCCCGGCAGTTGCGGGCGGCCGGGCATCAGGCGGACGTGATAGCGGTGACGTCGGCCCGGGACCTGACGGTGGTCAGGGAGGGCGTCTCGCTCGGTGTCGTCCAGTACGTGCTGAAGCCGTTCACCTTCGCCACCCTGCGCGACCGGCTCGTCCGCTACGCCGAGTTCCACGCGGCGGCCGGCGAGGCCAGCGGCCAGGACGAGGTCGACCGCGCGCTGGCCACGCTCCGCGCACCGGGCCCGGCCGCCCTGCCCAAGGGGCTCAGCGCGCCCACCCTGGAGCGTGTGACGCTCGCCCTGCGCGACCGCGCGGAGGGGCTCACGGCGACCGGCCTGGCCGAGGTGGTCGGCATCTCCCGGATCACCGCCCGCCGTTATCTGGAGCATCTGGTGGATGCCGGCCGCGCCGCCCGCAGCCCGCAGTACGGCACGGTGGGGCGGCCGGAACTCCAGTACCGGTGGGTCAAGGGACAGTGA
- a CDS encoding sensor histidine kinase, whose protein sequence is MRIPVPRPRSLAAQLFAMQAVLIAVVVAGYALFTYVSDRGQAESAARDQARVVARAVADSPSVREAIGTADPTAELQPYALRVMADTEVDFVTIMSPQGIRWTHPDQKQIGKHFLGNTERALKGRTFTETYKGTLGYSVRAVTPVKDGQGRVIGLVSAGIQVEKISKRVQGQLTALLVVAGSALALGAVGTYVINARLRRHTHGMNAAELSRMHDYHQAALHAVREGLLMLDGRYRVALINDGGRELLDVGDVVGRSVADLGLPAPLTGALLASEPRVDEVHLTASRVLVVNTSPVSGGEQRGTVVTLRDVTELQSVMGELDSERGFTQALRSQAHEAANRLHTVVSLIELGRSEQAVDFATAELELAQALTDQVVAAVGEPVLAALLLGKTAQANERGVELVVSEDSRLDDGLLPASLPARDLVTILGNLIDNAVDAAQGSVRARVTVTAYADAGCSELVLRVSDTGAGVDPAHAEAVFRRGFSTKPAGPGGRGLGLALVRQAVTRRKGTLTVAEAEGGGAEFEVRLPLGAERGDVEPLGAGEGDVEPRDTGPRGHHPAAAHPRDRGTPPEDPPPPTSATVPGSPTVPGGDV, encoded by the coding sequence ATGCGCATACCCGTACCGAGACCCAGGAGCCTGGCGGCGCAGCTCTTCGCCATGCAGGCCGTGCTGATCGCCGTGGTCGTGGCGGGGTACGCGCTGTTCACGTACGTCAGCGACCGGGGGCAGGCCGAGAGTGCGGCGCGCGATCAGGCCAGGGTGGTGGCGCGGGCGGTCGCGGACTCGCCTTCCGTGCGGGAGGCGATCGGGACGGCGGACCCGACGGCCGAACTCCAGCCCTACGCGCTGCGGGTCATGGCCGACACCGAGGTGGACTTCGTCACGATCATGAGTCCGCAGGGCATCCGCTGGACCCACCCCGACCAGAAGCAGATCGGCAAGCACTTCCTCGGCAACACCGAGCGCGCGCTCAAGGGCAGGACCTTCACCGAGACCTACAAGGGCACCCTCGGCTACTCCGTCCGCGCGGTCACCCCGGTCAAGGACGGACAGGGGCGGGTGATCGGCCTGGTCAGCGCCGGCATACAGGTCGAGAAGATCAGCAAGCGGGTGCAGGGCCAGCTGACCGCGCTGCTCGTCGTCGCGGGCAGCGCGCTCGCGCTCGGCGCCGTCGGCACGTACGTCATCAACGCCAGGCTGCGCCGGCACACCCACGGCATGAACGCGGCCGAGCTCAGCCGGATGCACGACTACCACCAGGCCGCGCTGCACGCCGTACGCGAGGGGCTGCTGATGCTGGACGGGCGGTACCGGGTCGCGCTGATCAACGACGGCGGTCGGGAGCTGCTCGACGTCGGGGACGTGGTGGGCCGTTCGGTGGCGGACCTCGGTCTGCCCGCGCCGCTGACGGGGGCGCTGCTGGCGTCCGAGCCGCGGGTGGACGAGGTGCATCTGACGGCGTCGCGGGTGCTGGTCGTCAACACCTCGCCGGTCTCCGGCGGGGAGCAGCGCGGCACCGTGGTCACCCTGCGCGATGTCACCGAACTCCAGTCCGTGATGGGCGAGTTGGACTCGGAGCGCGGCTTCACGCAGGCGCTGCGCTCGCAGGCCCACGAGGCGGCGAACCGGCTGCACACCGTGGTCTCCCTGATCGAACTGGGCCGCTCCGAACAGGCGGTGGACTTCGCGACCGCCGAACTGGAGCTGGCGCAGGCGCTGACGGACCAGGTGGTGGCGGCCGTCGGTGAGCCGGTGCTGGCCGCGCTGCTGCTGGGCAAGACGGCGCAGGCGAACGAGCGGGGTGTGGAGCTGGTGGTGTCGGAGGACAGCCGCCTGGACGACGGACTGCTGCCGGCGTCGCTCCCGGCCCGCGACCTGGTGACGATCCTGGGCAACCTCATCGACAACGCGGTGGACGCGGCCCAGGGGAGCGTGCGGGCGCGGGTGACGGTGACGGCGTACGCCGACGCGGGGTGCTCGGAGCTGGTGCTGCGGGTCTCCGACACCGGCGCGGGCGTCGACCCGGCCCACGCGGAGGCGGTCTTCCGGCGCGGCTTCTCGACGAAGCCGGCGGGTCCGGGCGGCCGCGGCCTCGGCCTCGCCCTGGTCCGCCAGGCAGTCACCCGCCGCAAGGGCACCCTGACGGTGGCGGAGGCGGAGGGAGGCGGCGCCGAGTTCGAGGTACGACTCCCGCTGGGGGCGGAACGGGGGGACGTGGAGCCGCTGGGCGCCGGGGAAGGGGATGTCGAGCCGCGCGACACCGGACCAAGGGGCCACCACCCCGCCGCCGCCCACCCCAGGGACCGTGGAACACCCCCCGAGGACCCCCCACCCCCCACCAGCGCTACCGTCCCCGGCAGCCCCACGGTCCCCGGAGGTGATGTATGA